Proteins encoded together in one Quercus lobata isolate SW786 chromosome 3, ValleyOak3.0 Primary Assembly, whole genome shotgun sequence window:
- the LOC115981068 gene encoding receptor-like protein EIX1, producing MERQALLKFKEGLKDPSNGLSSWVGQDCCTWLGVGCNNQTGHVIKLDLKSQPVCNQVAGSVFCKELTLGVELSPSLLDLKYLNYLYLSYNDFQGIPIPNFIGSLNRLSYLDLSYASFGGTIPPYLGNLSNLYYLNLSTFLINFSVSNLNWLSGLSSLQYLSLISVNLSKASTHWLQIVNMLPFLIELHLSGCELQNLPQTLQFVNFTSLSVLDLSYNNFNSSLIPQWLFNITGLTNLHLSSCYLKGSIPEIAIGSFYNLQSLDISLNYYISGEITEFFHVLSGCSNRRGPIPKNIGNLSRLEELDLSYNKMSGIILESIGQLTELTQLNLFSNSWEGIIYEIHFLNLTKLSSLSLSSTTNLLVLNVSHNWIPSFDLPLIEADGCQLGPAFPAWLRTQKNLWDITLKNAAILDKIPD from the exons ATGGAGAGGCAAGCTCTTCTTAAATTTAAAGAAGGGCTTAAGGATCCTTCAAATGGTCTTTCTTCTTGGGTTGGCCAAGATTGCTGCACATGGTTAGGAGTGGGCTGTAACAATCAAACAGGTCACGTCATTAAACTTGATCTCAAAAGCCAACCTGTTTGCAATCAGGTAGCAGGTAGTGTATTTTGTAAGGAGTTAACATTGGGTGTTGAGTTATCTCCTTCTTTACttgatctaaaatatctaaattactTGTACCTGAGCTACAATGATTTTCAAGGAATTCCCATCCCAAATTTCATTGGTTCACTCAATAGGTTGAGTTACCTTGATCTCTCCTATGCATCCTTTGGTGGAACAATCCCTCCTTATCTTGGGAATCTGTCTAACTTGTACTATCTTAATCTCTCTACGTTTTTGATTAACTTTTctgtttcaaatttaaattggCTATCTGGTCTCTCTTCCTTGCAGTACCTTAGTTTGATTAGCGTGAACCTTAGTAAGGCATCGACTCATTGGCTACAAATTGTTAATATGCTTCCTTTTTTAATAGAATTGCACTTGTCTGGTTGTGAACTTCAAAATCTTCCTCAAACTCTTCAATTTGTTAACTTTACTTCACTTTCGGTCCTCGATCTCTCTTATAATAACTTCAACTCTAGTTTAATTCCTCAGTGGTTGTTTAACATCACTGGCCTCACAAATCTCCATCTTAGCTCTTGTTATCTCAAGGGCTCCATCCCTGAGATTGCAATAGGGAGCTTTTACAATTTGCAAAGTTTAgatatatcattaaattattatattagcGGCGAAATAACAGAATTTTTCCATGTCTTATCAGGATGCAGTAACAGAAGAG GTCCAATACcaaaaaatataggaaatttGTCTCGTTTGGAAGAATTAGACCTTTCTTATAACAAGATGAGTGGAATTATCTTGGAAAGTATTGGACAACTTACAGAGTTGACACAATTGAATCTCTTCAGTAATTCTTGGGAAGGAATCATATATGAAATTCATTTCCTAAATCTCACAAAACTGAGCAGTTTATCTTTGTCATCAACTACCAATCTTTTAGTTCTTAATGTGAGTCATAACTGGATTCCCTCCTTTGATCTACCCCTCATCGAAGCTGATGGCTGTCAATTAGGCCCTGCATTTCCTGCATGGCTTAGGACTCAGAAAAACTTGTGGGATATCACTCTCAAAAATGCTGCAATATTAGACAAAATACCCGATTGA